A part of Roseitalea porphyridii genomic DNA contains:
- a CDS encoding SGNH/GDSL hydrolase family protein: MTGRNWYRSRPVRRGALRALAVWLVALTVVATGLPAGGPFDLPSGVSQALAQERQPGLLELLFRRNRGDREPAAKQQRPRQAAPRQAAPRRTAPSQPRSSVASAPVAPREPAVEKAENAVKVLVVGDFVADGLARGLVDAFADSPNVVVERRINGSSGFVRDDFYDWPGEIGAIVEEVEPQILVVHVGANDRQAMRVDGSSAAVLSDPWRAEYQRRIDAFIGEAGEAGVALVWTGTPPFRFRSMSADMLALNEIFRERTEAAGGFFVDIWDGFVDAEGNFIERGPDIKGQVVRLRGSDGINFTPAGQRKLAFYVERQLQQILGDSALPLVTSLGPDNLPIMKLPPLQTEAELERVNPIGFTDPDLDGGSVLLGDVTAPEAAENPLQARSVRQRLVEEGLPPPAQPGRAGSFAPQPPGDPRTADARTPEERDFGATLQ, encoded by the coding sequence ATGACAGGCAGGAACTGGTACAGGAGCCGACCGGTCCGGCGGGGCGCGTTGCGTGCCCTGGCGGTCTGGCTCGTCGCTCTGACCGTCGTCGCGACGGGATTGCCGGCCGGCGGGCCGTTCGATCTTCCCTCCGGCGTATCCCAAGCCCTTGCCCAGGAGCGCCAGCCGGGCCTTCTCGAACTGCTCTTCCGGCGCAATCGCGGCGATCGCGAGCCGGCCGCCAAGCAGCAGCGTCCGCGTCAGGCGGCGCCCCGGCAGGCGGCCCCGCGCCGCACCGCTCCGAGCCAGCCCCGTTCGAGCGTCGCATCGGCTCCGGTGGCGCCGCGCGAGCCGGCGGTCGAAAAGGCCGAAAACGCGGTCAAGGTTCTGGTGGTCGGCGATTTCGTCGCCGACGGGCTCGCGCGCGGCCTGGTGGATGCCTTTGCCGACTCGCCCAACGTGGTGGTCGAAAGGCGCATCAACGGCTCGTCCGGCTTCGTTCGCGACGATTTCTACGACTGGCCCGGCGAGATCGGGGCCATTGTCGAAGAGGTCGAACCGCAGATCCTTGTCGTTCATGTGGGCGCCAACGATCGCCAGGCGATGCGCGTGGACGGGTCGAGCGCTGCGGTTCTGTCCGATCCATGGCGCGCCGAATATCAGCGGCGCATCGATGCGTTCATCGGCGAAGCCGGCGAGGCGGGCGTGGCGCTCGTGTGGACCGGCACGCCGCCGTTCCGGTTCCGCTCCATGTCGGCCGACATGCTCGCGCTCAACGAGATCTTCCGCGAGCGGACCGAGGCCGCCGGCGGTTTCTTCGTCGACATCTGGGACGGGTTCGTCGACGCCGAGGGCAACTTCATCGAGCGCGGTCCCGACATCAAGGGTCAGGTGGTGCGGCTGCGCGGGTCCGACGGCATCAACTTCACTCCGGCCGGCCAGCGCAAACTTGCCTTCTATGTCGAGCGCCAGCTCCAGCAGATCCTCGGCGATTCAGCGCTTCCGCTGGTCACCTCGCTCGGCCCGGACAACCTGCCGATCATGAAGCTTCCGCCGCTGCAGACCGAGGCCGAACTCGAGCGCGTCAATCCGATCGGCTTCACCGATCCCGATCTCGACGGCGGCAGCGTGCTGCTCGGCGACGTCACCGCGCCCGAGGCGGCCGAGAACCCGCTGCAGGCGCGCTCGGTGCGCCAGCGTCTCGTCGAAGAAGGTCTGCCGCCGCCGGCGCAGCCGGGGCGCGCGGGCAGTTTCGCCCCGCAACCGCCCGGCGACCCGCGCACGGCCGATGCGCGAACGCCCGAGGAACGCGATTTCGGGGCAACGCTGCAATAG
- a CDS encoding lytic murein transglycosylase, whose amino-acid sequence MTKGRMGAIAGLTGGLALFLLTMFPAAALADAGFQKWIRDFRSVAVANGVDGRVYDRAFANVRTPDDEVLRKARFQPEFRDEAWQYIDARVNERTIGDGRAMLRKYGRLLDGIERSTGVSKHIILAIWSMESSYGEALTKPGRLHYVPRALATLAYADQRRAKFARNQLIAALQIAQRGDVPIEGLTGSWAGAMGHTQFIPTSYKAYAVDGDGDGRRDIWNSVPDALYTAANLLRQNGWQSGQTWGYEVVLPPGRKFPGGSLSLREWERMGVVRANGKPYPRPGQKAELKVLQGRDGPAFLMVRNFFVIKRYNNADKYALGVGLLADQIAGFPPPSRDWTRPFTRLSVAQSEELQRRLKSKGFYDGDIDGKIGPMSRSAIKAFQASAGLTQDGYASLEVLEVLRRR is encoded by the coding sequence ATGACGAAGGGGCGCATGGGCGCGATCGCCGGCCTGACGGGCGGTCTTGCGCTGTTCCTGCTGACGATGTTTCCGGCGGCGGCGCTGGCCGACGCGGGCTTTCAGAAATGGATTCGCGATTTCCGATCGGTCGCCGTGGCGAACGGCGTCGACGGCCGCGTCTACGACCGCGCGTTCGCCAATGTGCGCACGCCCGACGACGAGGTGCTGCGCAAGGCGCGGTTCCAGCCCGAGTTCCGCGACGAGGCGTGGCAGTATATCGACGCGCGCGTCAACGAACGCACGATCGGCGACGGCCGCGCGATGCTGCGCAAATACGGCCGGCTGCTCGACGGCATCGAACGGTCGACGGGCGTCTCCAAGCACATCATCCTGGCGATCTGGTCGATGGAGTCGAGCTATGGCGAGGCGCTGACCAAGCCCGGGCGTCTGCACTATGTGCCGCGCGCGCTGGCAACGCTCGCCTATGCCGACCAGCGGCGCGCCAAATTCGCGCGCAACCAGCTCATCGCGGCGCTGCAGATCGCCCAGCGCGGCGACGTGCCGATCGAGGGGCTGACCGGGTCGTGGGCCGGCGCGATGGGCCACACCCAGTTCATACCGACCAGCTACAAGGCCTACGCCGTCGATGGAGACGGCGACGGCAGGCGCGACATCTGGAATTCGGTGCCGGACGCGCTCTACACCGCCGCGAACCTGCTGCGCCAGAACGGCTGGCAGTCGGGCCAGACCTGGGGCTACGAGGTGGTGCTGCCGCCGGGCCGCAAGTTTCCGGGCGGCTCGCTCAGCCTGCGCGAATGGGAGCGCATGGGCGTCGTCCGCGCCAACGGCAAGCCCTATCCCCGGCCGGGCCAGAAGGCCGAACTGAAGGTGCTGCAGGGGCGCGACGGCCCGGCGTTCCTGATGGTCCGCAACTTCTTCGTCATCAAGCGCTACAACAATGCCGACAAGTATGCGCTCGGCGTGGGCCTTTTGGCCGACCAGATCGCCGGCTTCCCGCCGCCGAGCCGGGACTGGACGCGGCCGTTCACCCGTCTTTCGGTTGCGCAGAGCGAGGAACTGCAGCGCCGGCTGAAGAGCAAGGGCTTCTATGACGGCGACATCGACGGCAAGATCGGACCGATGTCGCGCAGCGCGATCAAGGCGTTCCAGGCGAGCGCGGGCCTGACGCAGGATGGCTATGCATCGCTCGAAGTGCTAGAAGTGCTGCGGCGACGCTGA